In the genome of Coraliomargarita algicola, one region contains:
- a CDS encoding biopolymer transporter ExbD: MKPTKIKISFAIMATCLSTFALAYSNDAGFQEVEEAKNQKWEYKIIHRLGNSKQTPEGNLNELGRNGWELVLIKQTTEEHLPTYIFKRPVNKSQPDVGANQKLAPLEQKKAFEVSITKEELHAHGNLISSKELEKKLLELPDDTKILIRAEPAVAHKELLSVMDLCAKAGLKDVAIATTKAEIE; this comes from the coding sequence ATGAAACCAACTAAGATAAAAATATCCTTCGCAATTATGGCTACATGCCTGTCCACCTTTGCCCTAGCTTACTCTAATGATGCTGGATTTCAAGAAGTAGAGGAAGCTAAGAATCAGAAATGGGAATACAAGATTATCCACAGACTTGGGAATTCGAAACAAACACCAGAAGGTAACTTAAACGAACTTGGACGCAATGGATGGGAACTCGTGTTGATCAAACAAACAACAGAAGAGCATCTTCCGACTTACATCTTTAAACGGCCAGTGAACAAATCACAACCAGATGTAGGTGCCAATCAAAAGCTCGCCCCACTAGAGCAAAAAAAAGCTTTTGAAGTTTCTATTACCAAGGAAGAGTTGCACGCTCACGGCAATCTAATCTCAAGCAAAGAATTAGAGAAAAAACTTTTGGAACTACCTGATGATACAAAAATCCTGATTCGGGCAGAACCTGCGGTCGCCCATAAAGAATTGCTTTCAGTGATGGACCTATGCGCGAAGGCAGGTTTAAAAGATGTAGCAATAGCAACAACCAAAGCAGAAATCGAGTAG
- the ltrA gene encoding group II intron reverse transcriptase/maturase, which produces MASSAASDGGVITDGGVSRRHISRGDELAEGRTDSRSGEGPKYVWQPDLPLEPTHKRRSARGQGEPEQYSRLQPELLEAIFSSTNLETAYRRVKANGGAAGVDGVSLEDFTLWYRLRRKDLLRRLHLGNYCPSPVRRTHIEKKNGKKRPLGIPTVFDRIVQQAIHQVLCPILDSSFSPNSYGFRPDCRGHDAVRRILACNREGFKWSVDIDLKSFFDKVPQARALEALRERLDGDGPVVRLIKRYLKAGYIELGSYHATVEGMPQGGPLSPLLSNLVLDALDKELEARGHRFVRYADDFVVLLKSERAAHRVFASLCEFVENKLGLEINREKSAVRPVKELNYLSFRFHAGKIKVSESSLSDFKYKLKELSNRNWSVSMDYRMYKTRQYIKGWMGYFGLSEIYTIWPPIDKWLRRRLRMCYWRMWKRARRRYLNLRKLGTSAKNAGGFARTSKGYWRVALHLGRKTGMTDKWLASEGLIEIKQEWWNVKFLRITALKQTA; this is translated from the coding sequence ATGGCGAGCAGCGCCGCCAGTGATGGCGGAGTGATCACCGATGGAGGAGTCAGCAGAAGGCATATTAGCCGCGGAGATGAGCTTGCTGAAGGCAGGACGGACTCACGAAGCGGTGAAGGCCCGAAATACGTATGGCAGCCGGACTTGCCTCTGGAACCCACCCATAAACGCCGATCGGCGCGCGGGCAAGGGGAGCCAGAGCAATACAGCCGGTTGCAGCCCGAGCTACTGGAGGCAATCTTCAGTAGCACGAACCTCGAAACGGCGTATCGCCGCGTCAAAGCCAACGGCGGAGCCGCTGGTGTGGATGGAGTGAGTCTGGAAGATTTTACGCTGTGGTATCGACTACGGCGCAAAGACCTGCTGCGCCGTCTGCATCTGGGGAACTACTGCCCGAGTCCGGTTCGCCGCACTCACATCGAAAAGAAGAACGGAAAGAAGCGCCCTTTGGGCATTCCGACTGTCTTCGACCGGATCGTGCAACAAGCGATCCATCAAGTGCTCTGTCCTATCTTGGACAGTAGCTTTAGCCCTAACAGCTACGGCTTCCGCCCGGACTGTCGTGGGCATGATGCGGTTCGCCGCATCCTAGCATGCAACCGTGAAGGCTTCAAATGGTCGGTGGACATCGACCTGAAGTCGTTCTTCGATAAAGTCCCGCAAGCGCGTGCGTTGGAAGCACTACGTGAGCGTCTCGATGGGGATGGCCCTGTCGTGCGCTTGATTAAGCGCTACTTAAAAGCGGGCTACATCGAACTAGGAAGCTATCACGCAACAGTTGAGGGGATGCCGCAAGGTGGCCCGCTTTCACCTCTACTTTCAAACCTGGTGCTCGATGCACTGGACAAAGAGCTGGAGGCGAGGGGACATCGTTTCGTCCGTTATGCGGACGACTTCGTCGTTCTGCTCAAAAGCGAACGTGCCGCACATCGTGTCTTCGCTAGCCTCTGTGAGTTCGTCGAGAACAAACTGGGGCTAGAGATCAATCGCGAGAAAAGCGCGGTGCGTCCTGTAAAGGAGCTGAACTACTTGAGCTTCCGCTTCCACGCGGGCAAGATCAAGGTTAGTGAATCCTCATTGTCCGACTTTAAATACAAACTCAAAGAGTTGAGTAATCGCAACTGGAGCGTGAGCATGGACTATCGCATGTATAAAACCCGCCAATACATCAAAGGCTGGATGGGCTACTTCGGACTGAGTGAAATCTATACGATCTGGCCACCAATAGACAAATGGCTGCGCCGTCGTCTTCGCATGTGCTACTGGCGTATGTGGAAACGTGCCCGTCGTCGTTATCTAAACCTACGAAAACTTGGCACGAGTGCAAAGAATGCAGGAGGCTTCGCTAGAACCTCCAAAGGCTACTGGCGTGTCGCCTTACATCTCGGGCGCAAAACAGGGATGACGGATAAATGGTTAGCAAGCGAGGGCTTGATTGAAATCAAGCAAGAATGGTGGAACGTAAAGTTCCTGCGTATAACCGCCTTAAAACAGACTGCGTAG
- a CDS encoding DUF1963 domain-containing protein — translation MNRQLIQFTKSKKPISEPETKFGGQPNWIEEVEWPLSRATGEPMRFICQIVLSPELFGESEAKVAYIFMTDGKDYVDGTWEPDGGENAVILQPGSTEVPTKKYTKGPTLYQMVKKMFQKRLQPEPCEFKVEGSISDEPDFIPIDQRSELSDSDFEAYARKLEGNKIGGSPIFLQNDEFPDSEPWDLLLQLDSTSVPFYVNFGDAGIGYAFISKDRKKARFLWQCA, via the coding sequence ATGAATCGGCAACTGATACAGTTTACCAAAAGCAAGAAGCCAATCTCTGAGCCAGAAACGAAATTCGGTGGTCAGCCAAACTGGATCGAAGAAGTGGAATGGCCACTCAGTCGAGCGACAGGTGAGCCGATGCGTTTCATTTGTCAGATTGTGCTGTCACCCGAACTGTTCGGCGAATCTGAAGCGAAGGTCGCCTACATATTCATGACCGACGGGAAGGATTATGTCGATGGAACATGGGAACCTGACGGTGGAGAGAATGCAGTTATCCTCCAGCCAGGCAGCACTGAAGTCCCAACGAAGAAGTATACGAAAGGACCAACTCTTTACCAGATGGTGAAGAAAATGTTCCAGAAACGCCTGCAACCTGAACCATGTGAGTTTAAAGTCGAAGGTAGCATTTCTGACGAGCCTGATTTCATCCCGATCGACCAACGGAGCGAGTTGAGTGATTCAGACTTCGAGGCTTATGCAAGGAAGCTTGAAGGAAATAAAATAGGTGGCTCACCTATTTTCCTACAAAATGACGAGTTTCCTGATTCAGAACCATGGGATCTTCTTCTTCAGCTAGATTCGACATCAGTTCCCTTCTATGTGAATTTTGGAGACGCAGGAATCGGGTATGCTTTTATCTCCAAGGACAGAAAGAAAGCGAGGTTCCTCTGGCAATGCGCATAA
- a CDS encoding integron integrase codes for MIIVSFPNWSDALKAADLPDKVRDRHRVIINWFLGHLKREHMAASKDSARMFLKHLIETRRPQDWQVEQWRQGLNWFFRKAPSRRHKAAKKIESSAEGKVLAGATDDSPRSGMQEDDEAPMVEEGYEDGRQHYAYTVAEMQAKVPMDPWFEETVRLMRVRQMAYRTEEAYLGWIRRMERFLGSKDGLEAFAEEDLKRFLSFLAVEEGVAAGTQRQALNAGVFFLREVRKMELGDFSDYVKANPRKYYPVVYSRGEIKRLLDNVKGTWGLMARLQYGCGLRISELCRLRVKDVDLERGKLYIRASKGDKDRCVPLARSLQEPLVAHLKVVRKTFEADRQANVPGVFMPGALDRKMSQACKRWEWFWLFPMQSLSRDPRGERDAAKRRHHILPRAYQKHLSLAAVKAEIPKRSNSHVLRHSYATHLLENGTNIRTLQDFLGHACVETTMIYLHVMEDQQDLTVSPLDILEGSS; via the coding sequence ATGATTATTGTTTCCTTCCCTAATTGGTCGGACGCCCTGAAGGCAGCGGATTTGCCGGACAAGGTGCGTGACCGTCATCGTGTCATCATCAACTGGTTCCTCGGTCATTTGAAACGGGAACATATGGCTGCGTCGAAGGACTCGGCGCGGATGTTCCTAAAACATTTGATTGAGACGCGCCGACCGCAGGACTGGCAAGTCGAGCAGTGGCGCCAAGGGCTGAACTGGTTTTTCCGGAAGGCGCCGTCTCGGCGGCACAAGGCGGCGAAAAAGATTGAGAGCTCCGCAGAGGGTAAGGTGTTGGCCGGGGCGACCGACGACAGCCCCCGGAGCGGGATGCAGGAAGATGACGAAGCACCGATGGTTGAGGAAGGCTACGAGGACGGGCGGCAGCACTATGCCTACACGGTGGCGGAGATGCAGGCGAAGGTGCCGATGGATCCGTGGTTTGAGGAGACGGTGCGTTTGATGCGGGTGCGGCAGATGGCCTACCGCACGGAAGAGGCCTATCTGGGCTGGATTCGGAGGATGGAGCGTTTCCTTGGAAGCAAGGATGGGTTGGAGGCTTTCGCGGAGGAAGACTTGAAGCGTTTTTTGAGCTTTCTTGCGGTGGAGGAAGGCGTGGCGGCGGGGACGCAGCGGCAGGCCTTAAACGCGGGTGTCTTTTTCCTGCGCGAGGTGCGTAAGATGGAACTGGGAGATTTTAGCGATTATGTGAAAGCAAATCCACGCAAATACTATCCGGTGGTGTATTCCAGAGGGGAAATTAAGCGTTTACTGGATAATGTGAAGGGGACGTGGGGTTTGATGGCACGACTGCAATATGGCTGTGGTTTGCGCATCTCGGAGCTGTGTCGCCTGCGAGTCAAGGATGTGGACCTGGAGCGCGGCAAGCTCTACATCCGAGCGTCTAAGGGGGATAAAGATCGTTGTGTGCCGCTGGCTCGATCATTGCAGGAGCCTTTGGTCGCTCATCTGAAAGTTGTGCGTAAGACCTTTGAGGCGGATCGTCAGGCAAATGTTCCAGGGGTATTTATGCCTGGGGCCTTGGATCGAAAGATGTCGCAGGCGTGTAAGCGCTGGGAGTGGTTTTGGCTCTTTCCGATGCAAAGCCTCTCGCGTGATCCTCGTGGAGAACGCGATGCAGCTAAGCGGCGACATCACATTTTGCCGCGAGCGTATCAAAAGCATCTCTCGCTCGCAGCTGTGAAAGCAGAAATTCCGAAGCGTTCAAATTCGCATGTATTACGGCACAGTTATGCGACGCATCTACTAGAGAATGGGACAAATATTAGGACTTTGCAGGATTTCCTGGGCCATGCTTGCGTGGAGACGACGATGATTTATCTGCACGTAATGGAAGATCAGCAGGATTTGACGGTGAGTCCCTTGGATATTTTGGAAGGCTCGTCGTAG